In Streptomyces sp. RFCAC02, the following proteins share a genomic window:
- the fabG gene encoding 3-oxoacyl-ACP reductase FabG, giving the protein MAERTGTHPGGGEAGAGRPRVALVTGAARGIGAATAVRLAAEGRAVAVLDLAEDACARTADRIRAAGGTALALGADVTDPAAVTAAVDRVAAELGPPVVLVNNAGVIRDNLLFRMSEDDWDTVIAVHLRGAFLMARACQKHMVDAGFGRIVSLSSSSALGNRGQANYAAAKAGLQGFTKTLAVELGRFGITANAVAPGFIETDMTAATAARVGMDFEDFKTAAAASIPVGRVGRPEDVAGAVAYLTGDDAGFVSGQVLYVAGGPLD; this is encoded by the coding sequence ATGGCGGAGCGTACCGGCACTCACCCCGGCGGCGGCGAGGCAGGGGCGGGGCGGCCCCGTGTCGCCCTGGTCACCGGCGCGGCCCGGGGCATCGGCGCGGCGACCGCTGTCCGGCTGGCGGCCGAGGGGCGCGCGGTCGCCGTCCTGGACCTGGCCGAGGACGCCTGCGCACGGACCGCCGACCGCATCCGCGCCGCCGGCGGCACCGCGCTGGCCCTCGGCGCGGACGTCACCGACCCGGCGGCCGTCACCGCCGCCGTGGACCGCGTGGCGGCGGAGCTCGGGCCGCCCGTCGTGCTCGTCAACAACGCCGGCGTCATCCGCGACAACCTGCTGTTCCGCATGAGCGAGGACGACTGGGACACCGTCATCGCCGTGCACCTGCGGGGCGCGTTCCTCATGGCACGGGCCTGCCAGAAGCACATGGTGGACGCGGGCTTCGGGCGCATCGTCAGCCTCTCCTCCAGCTCCGCCCTCGGCAACCGCGGCCAGGCCAACTACGCGGCGGCCAAGGCCGGTCTCCAGGGCTTCACGAAGACCCTCGCCGTCGAGCTGGGGAGATTCGGCATCACCGCGAACGCCGTCGCGCCCGGCTTCATCGAGACGGACATGACGGCCGCGACCGCGGCACGGGTCGGGATGGACTTCGAGGACTTCAAGACGGCGGCCGCCGCTTCGATCCCGGTCGGGCGCGTGGGGCGGCCGGAGGACGTCGCGGGCGCCGTCGCGTACCTCACCGGTGACGACGCCGGTTTCGTGTCGGGACAGGTCCTGTACGTGGCGGGCGGTCCTCTCGACTGA
- a CDS encoding DUF3037 domain-containing protein, giving the protein MSAAHDVFEYAVLRVVPRVERGEFINAGVLLYCRGRAFLAARTHLAEERLRALDPAADVTGVRAALHAAESVCRGGAPAGAAAGDEIGRRFRWLVAPRSTVVQPGPVHTGLTDDPAASLDRLLHVLVR; this is encoded by the coding sequence GTGAGCGCGGCGCACGACGTCTTCGAGTACGCCGTGCTGCGCGTGGTGCCGCGCGTCGAGCGCGGCGAGTTCATCAACGCCGGCGTGCTCCTGTACTGCAGGGGCCGCGCCTTCCTCGCCGCGCGGACCCACCTCGCCGAGGAACGGCTGCGGGCGCTCGACCCCGCGGCCGACGTCACCGGTGTCCGCGCCGCGCTGCACGCCGCCGAGTCCGTGTGCCGGGGCGGCGCACCGGCCGGGGCGGCGGCGGGGGACGAGATCGGGCGGCGCTTCCGCTGGCTCGTCGCGCCGCGCAGCACGGTCGTCCAGCCGGGTCCCGTCCACACCGGCCTGACGGACGATCCGGCCGCATCCCTCGACCGGCTCCTGCACGTCCTGGTGCGCTGA
- a CDS encoding HipA family kinase — MLTEVAATRYVTPLREGGSLPGIVEADDLGTYVMKFTGAGQGRKSLVAEVVCGGLARRLGLRVPDLVRIWLDPVIGLAEPDQEVQALLKSSGGLNLGMDYLPGSLGFDPLAYEVGPAEAGRVLWFDALTANVDRSWRNPNLLVWHGDLWLIDHGAALIWHHNWPSADASAARPYDASDHVLAPFRPDLAGAVADLAPRVTPDLVADALADVPDAWLADEPGFDAPDDVRAAYVRVLTARAAGIHERITIGPPTPDRPSRAPGWLTGRLDPTRGGTK; from the coding sequence ATGCTGACTGAGGTCGCCGCCACCCGCTATGTCACGCCGTTGCGGGAGGGCGGGTCGCTGCCCGGGATCGTCGAGGCCGATGATCTGGGGACCTACGTCATGAAGTTCACCGGCGCGGGGCAGGGGCGGAAGTCGCTGGTCGCCGAGGTCGTCTGCGGCGGGCTCGCCCGGCGGCTCGGGCTGCGTGTGCCCGATCTGGTCCGGATCTGGCTCGATCCGGTCATCGGGCTCGCCGAACCGGACCAGGAGGTGCAGGCGCTGCTCAAGTCCAGCGGCGGTCTGAACCTCGGGATGGACTACCTCCCCGGCTCGCTCGGGTTCGATCCCCTCGCCTACGAGGTCGGCCCCGCCGAGGCCGGCCGGGTCCTGTGGTTCGACGCCCTCACCGCGAACGTCGACCGGTCCTGGCGCAACCCGAACCTCCTCGTCTGGCACGGCGACCTCTGGCTGATCGACCACGGCGCCGCCCTCATCTGGCACCACAACTGGCCCTCCGCGGACGCCTCGGCCGCCCGGCCGTACGACGCGTCCGACCACGTCCTGGCCCCGTTCCGTCCGGACCTGGCCGGCGCCGTCGCCGACCTCGCGCCGCGCGTCACCCCGGACCTGGTCGCCGACGCCCTGGCCGACGTGCCCGACGCCTGGCTCGCCGACGAGCCCGGCTTCGACGCGCCCGACGACGTGCGCGCCGCGTACGTCCGCGTCCTCACCGCCCGCGCGGCCGGCATCCACGAACGGATCACCATCGGCCCGCCCACGCCCGACCGCCCCTCCCGGGCGCCTGGCTGGCTCACGGGGCGCCTCGACCCGACCCGCGGGGGCACGAAGTGA
- a CDS encoding site-specific integrase, whose translation MGAPKTQDNQERRARLHIVPHLGHLPLRSITAADLRAYIARLDGVVVSVDYRRGILSELSSILEAAVDDKRLTANPMRAKSVRWPRAEKERREAWPLETALRVRDVISPRSRIAVVLGLGCGLRQGEVFGLSPEDIDYGRGVLRVRRQVQAIKGRLYFTLPKGKKTRVVDMPPMVAEELERHIEAFPPGEAELPWGKPEAAQRRKHSLLLTTRYGNAIAVNTWNTYTWKPALAKAGVIQPQAEGAKQWQWEASPQDGFHVLRHTFASIMLEAGESVVTVARWLGHSSPAITLGYYAHFMPEAGSKGRTAINGLLGRGESSMPNQTPQILPTADPGRPHSRNCPGGGRGM comes from the coding sequence GTGGGCGCCCCGAAGACCCAGGACAACCAGGAGCGGCGAGCACGCCTCCATATCGTCCCGCACCTGGGTCATCTGCCGCTCAGGAGCATTACGGCGGCCGATCTGCGTGCCTACATCGCGAGGCTGGACGGTGTCGTCGTCTCGGTCGACTACCGCCGTGGCATCTTGTCCGAGCTGTCCTCCATCCTGGAGGCGGCCGTGGACGACAAGCGACTCACCGCCAACCCCATGCGCGCGAAGTCCGTGCGGTGGCCGCGGGCCGAGAAGGAGCGCCGCGAGGCATGGCCGCTGGAGACCGCGCTGCGCGTCCGCGACGTCATCAGTCCGCGTAGCCGGATCGCCGTCGTGCTCGGGCTCGGCTGCGGGCTCCGGCAGGGCGAGGTGTTCGGGCTCAGCCCCGAGGACATCGACTACGGACGCGGCGTGCTCCGTGTCCGACGCCAGGTCCAGGCGATCAAGGGAAGGCTGTACTTCACCCTGCCCAAGGGCAAGAAGACCCGCGTTGTCGACATGCCTCCCATGGTGGCCGAAGAGCTTGAGCGCCACATCGAGGCGTTCCCGCCGGGGGAAGCCGAGTTGCCGTGGGGGAAGCCGGAGGCCGCGCAACGGAGAAAGCACTCCCTGCTGCTCACCACCCGCTACGGCAACGCCATCGCGGTGAACACATGGAACACCTACACCTGGAAGCCCGCGCTGGCCAAGGCCGGTGTCATCCAGCCCCAGGCCGAGGGGGCGAAGCAGTGGCAGTGGGAGGCTTCCCCGCAGGACGGCTTCCACGTGCTGCGGCACACCTTCGCCTCGATCATGCTGGAGGCGGGGGAGTCCGTGGTGACCGTGGCCCGCTGGCTGGGGCACTCTTCACCGGCGATCACCCTCGGTTACTATGCACACTTCATGCCAGAGGCCGGGAGCAAGGGTCGCACGGCCATCAACGGACTGCTGGGGAGAGGGGAGAGCAGCATGCCGAACCAAACTCCCCAGATTCTCCCCACGGCTGATCCCGGAAGACCCCACTCCAGAAACTGTCCGGGAGGCGGTCGTGGAATGTAA
- a CDS encoding helix-turn-helix domain-containing protein: MNVKGAAEYLGLSPHTLYVWRHRRQGPPSFRMGPRGRVMYRRSALDAWVREQERSDSRSNSELSPLSTPPQQRPDRDHRSV; encoded by the coding sequence TTGAACGTCAAAGGAGCTGCCGAATACCTCGGCCTGTCCCCGCACACCCTCTACGTCTGGCGCCACCGGCGCCAGGGTCCACCCAGCTTCCGGATGGGCCCCCGCGGGCGCGTCATGTACCGGCGGAGCGCCCTCGACGCCTGGGTCCGTGAACAGGAGCGGTCCGACTCCCGCTCCAATTCCGAGCTGAGTCCTCTCAGCACACCCCCGCAGCAGCGCCCCGACCGCGACCACCGCAGCGTCTGA
- a CDS encoding ATP-binding protein: MTVPVQIAERHVFAWDLLAAFRQVETWRRTVSLVLGDWDASPDAIEVARLGVSELLTNVARHAGDPWCRLRVARRDGQVGVAVRDRSPVLPVVREPDWDSDCGRGLWLLREMCQDFGCRPVARGGKTVWFVVPLVPEAAEAVV; encoded by the coding sequence ATGACGGTCCCGGTGCAGATCGCCGAGCGGCATGTTTTCGCTTGGGATCTGCTGGCTGCTTTTCGGCAGGTGGAGACGTGGCGGCGGACGGTGTCGTTGGTGTTGGGGGACTGGGACGCGTCGCCGGATGCGATTGAGGTGGCGCGCCTGGGGGTCTCGGAGTTGCTGACGAACGTGGCGCGGCACGCGGGTGATCCGTGGTGCCGGTTGCGGGTGGCGCGGCGTGACGGCCAGGTCGGGGTTGCGGTGCGGGATCGGTCGCCGGTGTTGCCGGTTGTGCGGGAGCCGGACTGGGACTCGGACTGCGGGCGTGGGTTGTGGCTGTTGCGGGAGATGTGTCAGGACTTCGGGTGCCGGCCGGTCGCGCGGGGTGGGAAGACGGTGTGGTTCGTCGTGCCGCTCGTCCCCGAGGCCGCTGAGGCGGTGGTGTGA
- a CDS encoding helix-turn-helix transcriptional regulator — MPNVRAVPTLRRRRLGDALRKHRNAAGKSLEVAARAMGWDESKLSRIENAKARLRWQDVGPLLKQYGVDDPDVVSALEGLAKDAGHQGWWQAYGAVVDLSYRDYITLETDAESIHIYSPGLIPGLLQTGAYAREIIAAMSATRTPEEVAALAEVRKARQAILTARQGGPLRLWAVIHEASLHQRFASQPTLMRDQLRHLLDMATLPNVTIQIMPVAASPHPGMLGLFEVVRFPHPSPTIINIENIRGGNFVEGTDDVKVFEAAFERVVAAALSVDDSRARILKIMERTGP, encoded by the coding sequence ATGCCGAATGTTCGGGCTGTCCCGACTCTCCGCAGACGCCGCCTCGGCGACGCGCTTCGCAAGCACAGGAACGCAGCAGGCAAGAGCCTCGAGGTGGCGGCCAGGGCGATGGGGTGGGACGAGTCCAAGCTCTCCCGGATTGAGAACGCCAAGGCTCGGCTGCGCTGGCAGGATGTCGGTCCGCTGCTGAAGCAGTACGGCGTGGATGACCCGGACGTCGTGTCAGCCCTCGAAGGACTGGCCAAGGACGCGGGCCACCAGGGCTGGTGGCAGGCATACGGCGCTGTGGTGGATCTCAGCTACCGGGACTACATCACGCTGGAGACCGACGCGGAGAGCATCCACATCTACTCCCCCGGGCTGATCCCCGGTCTGCTGCAGACCGGCGCATATGCCCGTGAGATCATCGCAGCGATGTCGGCAACGCGAACGCCGGAGGAGGTTGCAGCTCTCGCGGAAGTACGCAAGGCCCGCCAGGCCATCCTCACGGCCAGACAGGGCGGCCCTCTCAGGCTATGGGCGGTCATCCACGAAGCCAGCCTGCACCAGCGCTTCGCTTCTCAGCCGACGCTGATGCGAGACCAGCTCCGCCACCTGCTCGACATGGCCACCTTGCCGAACGTGACCATCCAGATAATGCCAGTCGCAGCCAGCCCACACCCGGGCATGTTGGGGCTGTTCGAGGTCGTGCGCTTCCCGCACCCATCCCCCACCATCATCAACATCGAGAACATCAGGGGCGGGAATTTCGTCGAGGGCACTGACGACGTCAAAGTGTTCGAGGCCGCTTTTGAACGGGTCGTTGCCGCAGCACTCTCTGTCGACGATTCCCGCGCGAGGATTCTGAAAATCATGGAAAGGACCGGGCCGTGA
- a CDS encoding DUF397 domain-containing protein, producing the protein MNPNTKDDLYAIDLSSATWRKSPLSNGPEQCVEITDLPGGGIAIRDSKNPEREALRYTADEWHAFKTGLAEGLL; encoded by the coding sequence GTGAACCCGAACACGAAGGATGATCTGTACGCCATCGACCTGAGCAGTGCCACATGGCGCAAATCACCGCTCAGCAACGGGCCTGAACAGTGCGTGGAGATTACCGATCTCCCGGGAGGCGGAATCGCCATCCGTGATTCCAAGAACCCGGAACGCGAAGCGCTGCGCTACACCGCCGACGAATGGCACGCATTCAAGACCGGCCTTGCCGAGGGATTGCTCTGA